The Arachis hypogaea cultivar Tifrunner chromosome 16, arahy.Tifrunner.gnm2.J5K5, whole genome shotgun sequence genome contains a region encoding:
- the LOC112757634 gene encoding protein FAR1-RELATED SEQUENCE 5-like, whose amino-acid sequence MCFGTLEDARTYYYRYAARTGFVVKIRTTGWETRNGQRVVINQALHCNIDGYRTSRVKAPKRRKTVASTNCKVRCYLALDKMTEQWRISRVEVSHSHPLNLKLSGMFSANHQLSMHVKDLIQQNDQVGIRPSKTYQTLFNAASGPANFTFTEKDVRNYISRHLRISGDETDPKELLKHFSLMKELNPNFFFEIDVDENHSIRNVFWADARCRAAWEYFGDVVTFDTTYKTNRYDMPFGSFVGVNHHGISTLLGCALLRNEDTHMFADRHMWVPVFFKDEFWAGMRSTQCSESMHSVFDKYLNSKSSLLQFVRQYQKCVIDKEQNELECDAADLRGIISCVSSSPIEKQFQREYTNSMFRDVQDQFLKKTDCDISSINRHGTSIVCEVDQQNMVFDMLVYSRYQVVYCSQSSEVQCD is encoded by the exons ATGTGCTTTGGCACATTAGAAGATGCGCGTACATATTATTACCGATATGCGGCTAGGACTGGTTTTGTCGTCAAAATAAGAACCACTGGTTGGGAGACTAGAAACGGTCAGAGAGTGGTTATTAATCAGGCTTTGCATTGTAACATAGATGGATACCGCACATCCCGTGTAAAGGCACCCAAGAGAAGGAAAACGGTGGCCTCAACAAACTGCAAAGTCCGTTGCTATTTGGCATTAGATAAGATGACAGAACAGTGGAGAATTTCTCGAGTAGAGGTATCCCACTCACACCCGCTTAATCTGAAGCTATCTGGAATGTTTTCAGCAAACCATCAGCTAAGTATGCATGTGAAGGACCTGATACAGCAAAACGACCAAGTTGGTATTAGACCGAGTAAGACATACCAGACACTATTCAATGCCGCCAGTGGCCCTGCCAACTTCACCTTTACGGAGAAGGATGTTAGAAATTACATTAGTCGTCACTTACGCATTTCCGGGGATGAGACGGATCCAAAAGAGTTACTTAAGCACTTCTCACTGATGAAGGAGCTCAATCCAAACTTTTTCTTTGAAATAGATGTGGACGAAAACCATAGcattagaaatgtgttttgggccGATGCTCGATGTAGAGCTGCATGGGAATATTTTGGTGATGTTGTGACGTTTGACACTACTTACAAGACTAATAG gTACGACATGCCGTTTGGGTCTTTCGTAGGTGTCAACCACCATGGGATATCTACGCTTCTTGGGTGCGCATTATTGCGGAATGAGGACACTC ATATGTTTGCTGACCGACACATGTGGGTGCCAGTATTTTTCAAGGACGAATTCTGGGCTGGCATGAGGAGCACACAGTgtagcgagagcatgcattcagtTTTCGATAAGTACTTAAACAGTAAGAGCTCTTTGTTGCAATTTGTTCGCCAATACCAAAAATGTGTTATAGATAAGGAGCAAAATGAGCTTGAGTGTGACGCTGCTGATTTAAGGGGGATTATCTCTTGTGTTTCCAGCTCACCAATAGAGAAGCAGTTCCAGAGAGAATATACAAACTCCATGTTTCGAGACGTTCaggatcaatttttaaaaaagaccGATTGTGACATCTCCTCAATCAACCGTCATGGCACAAGTATAGTTTGTGAAGTTGACCAACAAAATATGGTGTTTGACATGTTAGTGTATAGCAGATACCAAGTCGTGTATTGCTCGCAGTCATCAGAAGTTCAATGTGATTGA